One Carya illinoinensis cultivar Pawnee chromosome 5, C.illinoinensisPawnee_v1, whole genome shotgun sequence genomic window, AcagtttcttttctattttactattaaaatgcattattattattattattattttttactcaaGCATCAGTTAGAATGTTCAtagttttttataatattttaatcataaaatatttatataaaaataaatttataaatttacaagatttaatgtgatatattatattataaaaatatttttattataaaataaatctaaatatCATAAGAAAGtatgttaatttattattttatttttataaaatttctatatagttgtaatttttttaaaaaaataatttatatttctggtgaaaatatttttattgttttatttatgtaaGTGTTCATAAATAAAGCATGCCGAGTTGTCCAACTCACTCCTCTGCATGCATCAAAGATAAAGACAAATTAACTCACACTCCCAAATCataagaaaaagagtcagaaatcAGTAAGGCCAGGAGGGCGGATGGAACGTACGTACCCACAGAACCGACAGAACTCACGCCCGACCGCTAAATGCAGGCTAAGAGACAAAATCAAAAGAAGCCATAATTTCTCTAGTATCTATGAACATTCCGAGGCAAGTTCCAAAATCATCTGTTTTCTGAAACATCTGAACAACTTGAAGTGGATCGCCTTCTCCGATGATGTTCGTGAACCTCAGATCCTTGCAAAATATGATAGCTTGAAGTGCCGCAATGTTTCAACTTCAAACTCACTACACTGAGGctgcgtattttttttttttttagctgaaTACATAGACTTGTGATTAAGGTTATTTTTGGGTGATctcatataatttaaatttatctataaataataatattttataaatcttattgCGATGTGCTTGACTGTATGAATTAAGTTGATATATAAttaacttttatgaaaaataaaaaagtcagtAAATCGAATCAATAATTGATTggaaattattatatatgttcttATTCTCATGATCATTATAACCATCTTTGTCACTATTAATTAATATCCTAATTTCCTAGTTTTTAAAACTCATCCAATTAATAAGAACTTAAATGAACAGAATTTTGATCCCATGAAtgtatttcataaaaaaaaaagaccaccTTAATCCTCGGGCATTGCAATGAGATGGGAAAAGATGCCATTATTGTGAGAATCAAGAAGAAGATACTGAGATCACTTTGATAATGGGTGAATCTTGGTGCTCCATGCGACATTGTACcttattctcaattttttttttttcctctagaAAGAGTGCTTACCAAGCCCATACTGATTTGCTTAACTTTACACCAAAAACCAATCAAATCGAAATCATGAGACAATGAGTACAAAACAAGAGTCAAATGATTGTGGAAGTTCGATGGAACTAATTGGTGAGTCCCCCCAATCTAGAAGCCACTCCCACCCCGGTTCGACCTAGGAAACAATACACTACCGAACAGTTTTCATAGACGAGATACCCTAAAATTCTCTAGATGATTCCTCgtcagtttaaatttttatcttaagaTAAAGTGGTGGTTTCATGTAAAATTAGAGCAAACATCatgagtttaaatattgagTATAtactttatcttatttaattaagtattttaCATATTGAGCTCACTTATTAATGGAGAGTTTGACTCATACATGAAGAATAGTGTTAacaatataatacaaataatcaggtctacttttttctattaatttaaacttttgaaacaaatgatgatctcataattttttttagattagatcataaaaaattacagagtaatgctacgtacagttatttttatatattttatgcgtactctattgatgtgattgactgtattaaaattttttaatatacaaccaatTACATCagtaaaattcataaaaaaaatatataaaaataattacacataaaatttttagtatttttttaataatgctcTATATTGGCATGGCGCTCTCCTCTTGAGTTTGTCGCAAAACAACTTCCCCAAGTACCATGTACCAATTTATAGGACATCGCCCTGTGGTTCAATATTTCCAGTCCCTTACTAATCTTAAGttcttgaataatatttgtcTCGTCTCTTACCATTCACAGCTCAGACTTTCAACAGCAAGCCACAGATTAAAACAGGACCAAAATATTTCCCAGATATTGATAAAGCAAGAAAATTTACTCTATTCAACAGTGTTGGATCGGATTACATTAGAAGCCTCCATAGATGACAACAAAACAAGGCAAAATGGCCCTAGGATTGATCACATACAACTCGTCCAAATTAGAGTAGAGCCCCATAGCCCCGGCAACAGAGTCATACTCCTCCACACTCCCCTCCATGTTCTTCTTCACCCTGCCTGCAATCACTCGGCAAACCAGCATGGCCTTTTTGTCGTTGCTATCCTCCACTGACACTCCAGCTTTGTCATGCGCGTTCCCACTCGTCGCAGTTGTCAAAATTCCCTGCTCAGCTGCTCCTCCGGCAGGTTCTCCGAAAACCTTGAAGCCATTCTTTATAATACTGCAGACATTGCATCGTGGGATTGAATTGCAGAGATTGGAGGAACCGTTCAGCCCCAGTGAGCAGACAAAGGTGGTGCAGTGGAACCTAAGGAGCTCGTTGCCGTCTGCTATGCAACGCGGGTGTTTGTTGAGCAGCTTGGTGGCTTTGGCTTTAATGGAGTCTCTGTACTCCTCGAATCTCGAGATGGTTTTCTGGGTGTTGTGGACTTTCAGGATGCGGTCAATTTTGCAGATGGGAATTTGTTTGTTCAGCCAGCTTGACTGGAATATGAtttccactatgtttttgcttgtgTCTTCAGGACCCAGTTCAGATACTGTGGATTTTGAAACCCAGAGAAGGAGATTGAGAACTTATAATGTACATTCATTTGAGTACGGGAGAATAAAATGATGCAAATATGGTATTGGTGCATGCAGAAAACTAGAAAAGTAACCAAATTGACAAAGAAAAATATGGTTGGATTGAAATGTTGGATAGTACTTGAAAATTTAATGACATCAGTTACCTTtctgagaaaaataataaagccAAGAATGAACAAATGGATTTTTCACTATAATTGAATTCCCAGTGAAATTAATTCAGATTCTGAGAGCATTCTATTAGCTCAGAAGTAGAGAATATTGGATTAAGAAATTAAGTAAAATCAAATTGAGGGAGTGAATACGGATTGGAGTTTCATGGACTCAATTGACGGTAAACTCAGTATTAGAGGAACCAAAATGTATTTGAACCTGAAAATTAAGAAGTGCTTGCTCCTCTTGACATGGAACTAGAGAGGTTGAATGAAGTGTGAAATACCTGCGTGCCTAACAGCCTGATGAAGCTCCAGATTTTCAGCTTTCATAAAGATCTCACCACATTCAGGGCAAGAACAGATGCTACCCCTGAGAGAAGGGTCTCTGGTGAAACCAAGTACAGGATCTACCACCATTCTACACTCATAGCAGCCAGAGAATCTACTGAAAGGCATTCCTATGAAAGACCCACCAATGGATGAATTGGAAGATGCAGGGAACGAAGTAGTAGTAGAAGAAAGAACCATATTGGGTTCACGCAGAGGAGCTTTCAGGGATCTTGTAGAAGCATCATTTCTATTCGAACCCGTTGAGGCCCTTTTCTTGTGGACTTCAGAGGATCCTGATTCAGGTCTGTGCATGACCTTTGTGTTGCTAGAGAGTGAACCAGACCACTTCACTTTCTTGCATTTCTTGGCAGTACTCTCCTCCAGGGCTTGCTCTTGTTGTTGCAGTCGTTGCCCATTCTGTTGTTGCCGCTTTTGTTGCTGTTGCTTTTGCTGCTGCTTTTGTTGTTGCAATTGTTGATGCTGTTGTAGTGTTTGGAGATCTCTACAGGTCAAAATGCCTCTAATAACTGACCATGAGGGTGATTTCTCAGATTTTAGAGGCtggtggttttggttttggtggaTAATCTTGGtaggttttgtttggtttttgggtttAGCCATTGAAATGGAAGGTCTGAAGAATGGTCTATCCGAGCTTAACAAAAATGGAGAGCTTTTGGGTTTTGTTAGAGTCTTTCAGAAATATCATATAAGATGCTTTATAGACAAAATGAAACTGAAGGGAAGGGAGTGTGGAACTGCAGAGAAGAGCTCCCTTTGTTGGAAAGTTAATATGGATTTGGGACTACTAGTGGGGCTCTTTGATATCAACagcttttgatttatatattaattgctTGCTCTGAGTAAGACATTACGAATTAATGGGCATGGGGTGGTACGACAGAAGAAGAGATGTGGTTGTGATGTTTATGTCACATTAATTGCATCCGTATACATTGGATGGTTCATGGTTGTGATGTTTTGAAGGTCTCAAATTTTTGGGAATTGTCATTGTTCTTAGGGTTTGGCATTTTATCTCCTCTCTTTTCCCTtctgaattgttttttatacgTATTTTTTCCCTTCAATGGGAAGTTAGAAGCTTTACAATTTCTACTTCTTCCTATGCATTATTCATATTGGCATGAATAAGCTGCAGCAGAAGAGCTTTCACTCATGATGCCTGATGGAATGAATTTACAGTGTTTTAGAAGTTCTGAAGGCCCGCATTTATCACTATGCTTTGACTGTCTGAAGACCTCTCCTAGAGTTGAATAATTTATCGAATAGGAATCCAAAGGTACTACTACAATGAACAAAACTGGGATCCTTATCCTTGGGGTTAGGGACATTACTCTCGAACTCCAACAGCAATTAATGGAGGGGTGACTTACGAATTGCCACAAAAACATGGACTGCCCTGTTACACTTACCCAAGTTGGCCTCTTTGGGCTTAGTGCAGAGCACAGACATCAAGGAGTTCACTAATCGCACCATAATGGTGTCTCTCTCATGGGTAAAAGCTGCTGCTTTGATTCCTTTTGCCTCAAAATCATGCCTTCCCATATGCTAtggaatattataaagttatgtACTTTAATTTgcagaaaaaaacaaagagagaaattCACTCTAACCCACTAAACTTTGTATGGTAATTCACTGTGGTAATGTTGCCTTTTCAACTGTTAAAACTAAAGCTAATTTCGAAACATGATTCTTGGTTACCGTTGTGGAGGAGTGGTCTGTGTGTGGAATTTGAGATCAGAGTGACAGACAAACCATTCAAATGCCAATAAAAACATGAGCTTTAGATTTTCGAATATGGTATGGAAGTTCtttatttgtgtaatatttgatttgcatcttttttttttaatgggaaaatgaaaatccagaCCTTGTAAAAAGATGACTGTCTCCCATTTTTTTGTGAACAAACAATGGCTTTAATGGGAAAGTTAGACAAGAATGTATCGGTTACTAACaatatgatataaatatataaacaaaagaCTAAAGAAGTATATAAAAATCAGTAAACGGTACTTTGATCTAttggaattttaaaaagtaaatatttttttttttcaaatgaaagtgATTAGAGGATCATTACTTACTGTGAGTCATACTTAGGAATCATAAGAAAGAATGACTTGAGATGGTGttgttaaaaagaaatgatatttccaaGTATGTTTATTGACCCACCCAAGGACTCATTTGAGGAGTGAGATACAattagaattttgtgaatagtaataagatagtttgtgaatggtaatgagatagtttgaatttagtattttttgagtcttggaaaatgagagaaaaaaaaattgaataaaaaatattataaaattaaaatattattagtgtTAACGTCGTATTTCGTACGCCTTTGGGCCGGGCTGCTCAGCGGCTTGGGTCTTTGCTCGATTGGTGTCCTGCAACAAGGAAGGAGTGGCTCTCGGTGGCTTGGGAagcctccgatgcctaagttagtatTCTTCTCCAGAAAATGCTTTCAAGGAAATATAGAAGTCTAATAATAATTTGCTATCAATGATCGATCCCCTTACCTCCTAATTTTGGGTGTCCATTTATACACGACTCCTCAAGTTAGGAGGCCATACTCAACATTTTGGGAGAAAAGGGAGGTCTCTCAAGAAACTTCAATACCATGCTGTATTTAATATGGCATGATCTCTTGGTGTCAGTCATTTAATGCGGTATGGTCTTCTGGTTCTCGCAGTTTTTATATCGTTCCATCTCAACGCAGGTGGTTGCCTCCGACCCGTGCGGGTCAGGGGCTTGCCCTGAGCtgctattgtttttttttttggtggggtggggttgggggggcggggggggggggggggagtccCTCGCGGGCTTGGACCAGTGACAACCTGACTCATGGGGCCAGGGAAGATGATGGGCTTGGGATTGTTCGTATGGGCTTTAGGTCCCTAACGAAAAGTCTCTCTAAccgttagaatatagttttataatattattttatataaaaatttaaaaaagttggttattttgaaaaagttataattattagtttgaaaattttgtatttgaattatatttggtAAGGAgatataatgagatgagataaaaaaatttaggatgaaatctatttccaaacaagccctaaagGAAAGCTTATAATATCAATAagcataaaaaatattcatatattaatttttaaaaactataatgGATCTCATCAGACAAATATTTTAGCTATAAAGTTTAAATAAAGTGATACTCTTTTAAGGAAGTTTCCAcacaaagaattttataaagagTAATTCTACA contains:
- the LOC122310737 gene encoding uncharacterized protein LOC122310737, giving the protein MAKPKNQTKPTKIIHQNQNHQPLKSEKSPSWSVIRGILTCRDLQTLQQHQQLQQQKQQQKQQQQKRQQQNGQRLQQQEQALEESTAKKCKKVKWSGSLSSNTKVMHRPESGSSEVHKKRASTGSNRNDASTRSLKAPLREPNMVLSSTTTSFPASSNSSIGGSFIGMPFSRFSGCYECRMVVDPVLGFTRDPSLRGSICSCPECGEIFMKAENLELHQAVRHAVSELGPEDTSKNIVEIIFQSSWLNKQIPICKIDRILKVHNTQKTISRFEEYRDSIKAKATKLLNKHPRCIADGNELLRFHCTTFVCSLGLNGSSNLCNSIPRCNVCSIIKNGFKVFGEPAGGAAEQGILTTATSGNAHDKAGVSVEDSNDKKAMLVCRVIAGRVKKNMEGSVEEYDSVAGAMGLYSNLDELYVINPRAILPCFVVIYGGF